A genomic stretch from Thermoanaerobaculia bacterium includes:
- a CDS encoding metal ABC transporter permease, with translation MTLETGTLAASVAMAAAAGVVGSFAVMRRMTLAADAISHVALPGIGIALALRINPLIGAAAMLFFGALLIWAVERRTRMAAETVIGVVFSTALAVGSLMSSGEDLIDALFGGPGKLGAGELAFGAAASVAVVLFILVQKDRLVLALVSPEIARTTGIDTARLELLFLETFALTIALGLRYLGVLLMGSLIIVPAATARRVSNSLSGMLVTAVAVAVLSTVAGTGLAFLLRRPPGPVIICAAGGLFLLSLLRRRT, from the coding sequence GGCCGCGGCGGGCGTGGTCGGATCCTTCGCGGTCATGCGCCGGATGACGCTCGCCGCGGATGCGATCTCGCACGTCGCCCTCCCGGGGATCGGGATCGCCCTGGCGCTCCGAATCAACCCCCTCATCGGCGCCGCCGCGATGCTCTTCTTCGGCGCGCTCCTGATCTGGGCGGTCGAACGCCGGACGAGGATGGCGGCGGAGACCGTGATCGGCGTCGTCTTCTCGACGGCGCTCGCGGTCGGGAGCCTGATGAGCTCCGGGGAGGACTTGATCGACGCGCTCTTCGGCGGGCCCGGCAAGCTCGGCGCCGGTGAGCTCGCGTTCGGCGCCGCGGCGTCGGTGGCCGTCGTCCTGTTCATCCTGGTTCAGAAGGACCGGCTCGTTCTGGCGCTCGTCTCGCCGGAGATCGCCCGAACGACGGGGATCGACACGGCCCGGCTGGAGCTCCTGTTCCTCGAGACGTTCGCGCTGACGATCGCCCTCGGCCTGCGGTACCTCGGGGTGCTCCTGATGGGCTCGCTGATCATCGTCCCGGCCGCGACGGCACGGAGGGTGTCGAACAGCCTCTCCGGCATGCTCGTGACGGCGGTCGCCGTCGCCGTCCTGTCGACCGTCGCGGGAACGGGCCTCGCTTTCCTTCTTCGTCGCCCGCCCGGGCCGGTCATCATTTGCGCAGCCGGCGGCCTGTTCCTGCTGAGCCTCCTCAGGCGCCGAACGTAG
- a CDS encoding protein kinase produces the protein MTLAAGTLLGPYEILSPIGAGGMGEVYRARDVRLGREVAVKVLPESLAGNADALARFQKEARAVAALSHPNILALFDFGSHDGTHYAVMELLRGSTLRDALDSGPLPQTRAIEFALQIAKGLCAAHEKGIVHRDLKPENVFVTRDGDVKVLDFGLAKRTELASREDETNAPTETRTSPGTVMGTVAYMSPEQVRGEPLDPRSDIFSFGTVLYEMLTGRKAFARESAAETMAAILMNEPPELSESGVVVSLAMAGILRHCLEKSVVRRYQTARDLLFNLQQFGSGSAESAPAPAGGGTPSVAVLPFLNFSADAESEFFADGMTEDVIANLAKIRSLKVISRASVMPFKKREKSLREIGSTLGAASILDGSIRRAGNRVRIVAQLVDAHTDEHLWADTYDRDLTDIFAIQTDVATQIAAALRAELSADERSRIQRKPTDNARSYQLYLQGKHSFYRGTGEGYRHAIASFEQAIVEDPGFAPAHAALALLYAELGTGQGSGEMSSSEAFAKAKVAVERALALDPALGDAHSVAASLKFICDYDWAGAEQDFQRALALSPGSADIYDRYGWMCSALGRYDDAIRLVQRAQELDPLAHRSDLATELLRAGRYPEALAVARRIVEIEPQLSRGHSLLGWTQILMGEHEKGLAELEKATSLSPEGTMFSAQLGEAYGIAGKEQEARAVLSKLHALAKERYVSPYHFAYVHTGLGEQDAAMDWLEQAYEERSGAIYGIKGSFLFQSLHGHPRFQALLAKMNLTVAGAGSGNGGA, from the coding sequence ATGACTCTCGCTGCCGGCACGCTCCTCGGACCCTACGAGATCCTGTCGCCCATCGGCGCCGGGGGCATGGGAGAGGTCTACCGCGCCCGGGACGTCCGTCTCGGCCGCGAGGTGGCCGTCAAGGTCCTTCCCGAATCGCTCGCCGGCAATGCCGATGCGCTCGCCCGCTTCCAGAAGGAGGCGAGGGCGGTGGCCGCCCTGTCGCACCCGAACATTCTCGCGCTCTTCGACTTCGGCAGCCACGACGGGACGCATTACGCCGTCATGGAACTGCTCCGCGGCTCGACGCTCCGCGACGCGCTCGACTCGGGGCCTCTGCCGCAGACGCGGGCGATCGAATTCGCGCTCCAGATCGCGAAGGGGCTTTGCGCCGCGCACGAGAAGGGAATCGTCCACCGGGACTTGAAGCCGGAGAACGTTTTCGTCACCCGGGATGGAGACGTGAAGGTCCTCGATTTCGGCCTCGCCAAGCGCACCGAGCTCGCCTCCCGGGAGGACGAGACGAACGCGCCGACCGAAACGCGCACGTCCCCCGGCACGGTGATGGGAACGGTCGCGTACATGTCGCCGGAGCAGGTGCGCGGCGAGCCGCTCGATCCGCGCTCCGACATCTTCTCGTTCGGAACGGTGCTCTACGAGATGCTGACCGGCCGCAAGGCCTTCGCGAGGGAGTCGGCCGCGGAGACGATGGCGGCGATCCTGATGAACGAGCCGCCGGAGTTGTCGGAATCGGGCGTGGTGGTGTCTCTGGCGATGGCGGGAATCCTCCGCCACTGCCTCGAGAAAAGCGTCGTTCGGCGCTACCAGACGGCGCGGGACCTCCTCTTCAACCTCCAGCAGTTCGGAAGCGGGTCCGCCGAGAGTGCACCGGCGCCCGCCGGCGGGGGCACTCCCTCCGTCGCGGTCCTGCCGTTCCTGAACTTCAGTGCCGACGCCGAAAGCGAGTTCTTCGCCGACGGCATGACGGAAGATGTGATCGCGAATCTCGCCAAGATCCGATCGCTGAAGGTGATCTCCCGCGCGTCGGTGATGCCCTTCAAGAAGCGGGAGAAGAGCCTGCGCGAGATCGGCTCGACTCTCGGAGCCGCATCGATCCTCGACGGAAGCATCCGGCGCGCCGGGAACCGCGTGCGGATCGTCGCCCAGCTCGTCGACGCCCACACGGACGAACACCTCTGGGCCGACACCTACGACCGCGATCTGACCGACATCTTCGCGATCCAGACGGACGTCGCGACACAGATCGCCGCGGCGCTCCGGGCCGAGCTCTCCGCCGACGAGCGCTCGCGGATCCAGAGGAAGCCGACGGACAACGCGCGTTCCTACCAGCTCTACCTCCAGGGGAAACATTCCTTCTATCGCGGGACGGGAGAGGGATATCGCCACGCGATCGCGTCGTTCGAACAGGCGATCGTCGAGGATCCCGGGTTCGCGCCGGCCCACGCGGCGTTGGCGTTGCTCTACGCCGAGCTCGGAACCGGGCAGGGATCGGGCGAGATGTCGTCGTCGGAGGCTTTCGCGAAAGCGAAAGTCGCCGTCGAGAGGGCGCTCGCGCTCGATCCCGCCCTCGGGGACGCGCACAGCGTCGCCGCTTCGCTCAAGTTCATCTGCGATTACGACTGGGCGGGCGCGGAGCAGGATTTCCAGCGGGCGCTCGCGCTCTCTCCCGGAAGCGCCGACATCTACGATCGGTACGGCTGGATGTGCTCGGCCCTCGGCCGCTACGACGACGCCATTCGTCTCGTGCAGCGCGCACAGGAGCTCGATCCTCTCGCCCACCGGTCCGATCTCGCGACCGAGCTGCTCCGCGCCGGCCGCTACCCGGAAGCGCTGGCCGTGGCGCGCCGCATCGTCGAGATCGAGCCTCAGCTCAGTCGCGGACATTCGCTCCTGGGATGGACGCAAATTCTGATGGGCGAACACGAAAAGGGGCTCGCGGAGCTCGAAAAAGCAACCTCACTCTCCCCCGAAGGGACGATGTTCTCCGCGCAGCTCGGCGAGGCTTACGGTATCGCCGGCAAGGAGCAGGAGGCTCGGGCCGTCCTCTCGAAGCTGCATGCTCTCGCGAAGGAGCGCTACGTCTCCCCCTATCACTTCGCCTACGTGCACACGGGCCTCGGCGAACAGGACGCAGCGATGGACTGGCTCGAGCAGGCCTACGAAGAGCGCTCGGGAGCGATCTACGGAATCAAAGGCTCGTTCCTTTTCCAGAGCCTTCACGGCCATCCCCGGTTCCAGGCGCTGCTCGCGAAGATGAACCTGACCGTCGCGGGAGCGGGCTCGGGGAACGGGGGCGCGTGA
- a CDS encoding response regulator — translation MIIDDNPDILSAMEALLITEGIEPIVATDGLEAFRLMDLGKIPSVILLDNAMPKMNGAQFLAAMREHPKFASIPVYVISASGDFDGSASTAGIAGFIHKPFDPDKVLGIVRRFCEA, via the coding sequence ATGATCATAGACGACAATCCGGACATCCTGTCCGCGATGGAGGCCCTCCTGATCACCGAGGGGATCGAGCCGATCGTGGCGACCGACGGGCTCGAAGCCTTCCGGTTGATGGATCTGGGAAAGATTCCCTCCGTCATCCTCCTCGACAACGCGATGCCGAAGATGAACGGCGCCCAGTTCCTCGCCGCCATGCGGGAGCATCCGAAGTTTGCGTCGATCCCCGTCTACGTCATCTCGGCGAGCGGAGACTTCGACGGTTCCGCTTCGACGGCCGGAATCGCGGGCTTCATCCACAAGCCGTTCGACCCCGACAAGGTGCTCGGAATCGTCCGTCGGTTCTGCGAGGCCTGA
- a CDS encoding FAD-dependent oxidoreductase yields MTQTRREFVKTASGGAVGALIGTAAGAAPAVQGEKPYDVAVVGAGVFGAWTAWSLRKKGRRVALIDAYGPGNARASSGGFTRVIRAGYGDQEIYTRWSMRSLELWKSLFGAFGRPSLFQQAGVLWMARGEDPLTTKTLATLQRLNVPHERVERAELVRRWPQIDFGPNDWAIFEPESGFLVAFRGVQAVVQMAEADGVEYLQEAVLPPEGKGRMASVKTRSGNAIAADIFVFACGPWLPKLFPALLGDRIFPTRQEVFFFGPPPGDTRFQQPAMPVWVDFAEEIYGMPDFNGRGFKVAPDRHGPAFDPDTGKRVITAETLARVREFVGRRFPGLRDAPVVLSEVCQYENTSNGDFLIDRHPERENVWLVGGGSGHGFKHGPALGEYVTARVVEGGAVEKRFSLATKEKVQARKVY; encoded by the coding sequence TTGACGCAGACGCGCCGCGAGTTCGTGAAGACCGCTTCGGGGGGAGCCGTCGGCGCGCTGATCGGGACCGCCGCGGGGGCCGCCCCCGCCGTGCAGGGGGAGAAGCCCTACGACGTCGCCGTCGTCGGCGCGGGCGTCTTCGGCGCGTGGACCGCCTGGTCGCTCCGGAAAAAGGGGCGACGGGTCGCGCTGATCGACGCGTACGGGCCGGGAAACGCGCGCGCGAGCTCGGGAGGATTCACCCGCGTCATCCGGGCGGGATACGGCGACCAGGAAATCTACACACGCTGGTCGATGCGCTCGCTCGAGCTCTGGAAGTCTCTCTTCGGAGCGTTCGGGCGGCCATCGCTCTTCCAGCAGGCGGGCGTGCTCTGGATGGCGCGCGGCGAGGACCCGCTGACGACGAAGACGCTCGCGACCCTGCAGCGGTTGAACGTCCCGCACGAGCGGGTCGAGCGCGCGGAGCTCGTGCGGCGCTGGCCGCAGATCGACTTCGGACCGAACGACTGGGCGATCTTCGAGCCCGAGAGCGGCTTCCTCGTCGCATTCCGCGGCGTGCAGGCAGTCGTCCAGATGGCGGAGGCCGACGGCGTCGAATACCTGCAGGAAGCGGTCCTTCCGCCGGAAGGAAAAGGGCGGATGGCCTCGGTCAAGACCCGATCCGGAAACGCCATCGCCGCGGACATCTTCGTGTTCGCCTGCGGCCCGTGGCTCCCGAAGCTGTTCCCCGCTCTGCTGGGCGACCGCATCTTCCCGACGCGGCAGGAGGTCTTCTTCTTCGGCCCGCCTCCGGGCGACACCCGTTTCCAGCAGCCGGCGATGCCGGTCTGGGTCGATTTCGCCGAAGAGATCTACGGGATGCCGGACTTCAACGGACGCGGCTTCAAGGTCGCGCCCGACCGCCATGGCCCCGCGTTCGATCCGGACACCGGCAAGCGCGTCATCACGGCCGAAACCCTGGCGCGAGTCCGCGAATTCGTCGGCCGGCGGTTCCCCGGGCTGAGGGACGCGCCCGTCGTCCTCTCCGAGGTCTGCCAGTACGAGAACACCTCGAACGGCGATTTCCTCATCGACCGCCATCCCGAGCGCGAGAACGTCTGGCTGGTCGGGGGCGGATCGGGCCACGGCTTCAAGCACGGCCCGGCGCTCGGCGAGTACGTCACGGCGCGCGTCGTCGAGGGAGGCGCCGTCGAGAAGCGGTTCAGCCTGGCCACGAAGGAGAAGGTACAGGCTCGGAAGGTCTATTGA
- a CDS encoding methyltransferase domain-containing protein encodes MSSREHWDKVYTTRKTDDVSWYRPHLDRSLGFLDAARIGPKDTVIDIGGGASTFVDDLLDRGYENVTVLDISSAALDAARARLGDRASAVEWIGADVTTARLPHGKYAFWHDRAVFHFLRDPGARARYVAAARRALEPGGHIVVATFGPGGPQKCSGLEVMRYSPDALHDEFGSDFAKLASATETHVTPWGTEQEFIYCYCRMLA; translated from the coding sequence ATGAGCAGCCGGGAGCACTGGGACAAGGTTTACACGACCAGGAAAACGGACGACGTGAGCTGGTACCGGCCGCACCTCGATCGTTCGCTGGGATTCCTGGACGCGGCGCGAATCGGTCCGAAAGACACCGTGATCGACATCGGCGGAGGAGCGTCGACGTTCGTGGACGATCTCCTCGATCGCGGATACGAGAACGTGACCGTGCTCGACATTTCGTCCGCAGCGCTCGACGCCGCGCGAGCACGGCTCGGGGATCGCGCCTCCGCCGTCGAGTGGATCGGCGCGGACGTCACGACCGCGCGGCTCCCGCACGGCAAATACGCCTTCTGGCACGACCGCGCGGTGTTCCATTTCCTCCGTGATCCCGGGGCGCGCGCCCGATACGTCGCGGCCGCCCGCCGGGCGCTCGAGCCCGGCGGCCACATCGTCGTCGCGACCTTCGGGCCGGGAGGCCCGCAGAAGTGCAGCGGCCTCGAGGTCATGCGGTACTCGCCCGATGCGCTGCACGACGAGTTCGGATCCGACTTCGCGAAGCTCGCCAGCGCCACGGAGACTCACGTCACGCCGTGGGGAACGGAGCAGGAGTTCATCTACTGCTATTGCCGGATGCTCGCCTGA